The DNA region CTGTGTGAGTGGAAGGGCCGCAGCGCCAGCAGCCCCCGAGCGTCGGGCCCGGAAGGGTTGCTGAAGATGCGGCGGAACAGGCCTTGGTGGCCGGCGGCGCGCAGCGCGCTCTCCACGCCAAAGGTGTTGGCGTCTGAGATGAGAATAACCTCAAAGCAGGAACCTTGCTTGGCCACAAACTGCAGCAGTTCGCCCATGCCGGGCGACAGCGGGATGGACTCGTAGACCACGCGCAGGTCTCGCGGCCGCACGCCCTGGTCGCCCAAGTACTGGAAGACGCGCTGCATGTACTCGTTGTAGAAGCCCTCGCGGTAGGTGGCACGCAGGCTCTCCGGGAGCCGCTGGCCCGGCGCCGCGCGCACGATCGAGTCGTCGCTGTTTTCGTCCACGATAGTCTCATCAAAGTCGAAGGTCAGGAGGAAGCGCGGCGAGCCCTGCGCAGCCATCCCGCCGTCCTGGGAGCAGGGgggagaggagcaggaggaggagggagcaagCGAGAGGGGGCGCGGCAGGAGCCGGCCCGGGAGAGGCAGGTTAGCGGGCCACGGCCAGAGATGCTGGCACATCGAAGACCTGAGGAGGACCCAAGGCTGGTTAAGCTGGTTAAGCAACGCCGGtgtccccacccctgccttccctGTCCACCCTCTTGCACTTCTGTGTTAACTGCTCTGGGGTTTATCCTCAGGGGACCATCCTCCTGAACCCTGAAGGGCTTCTTTGGCACCTTTCTTCTAATCTCATCTGGGGCCATGGGGGCTTAACCGAGGTTCAGGAGAGTGGAAGAGCAGCTTCCAAGGGGTCACTCCGTTGGGAAGGTTTCTGGACTAGACCATTCTAGAGACTTCCAGTGACCCCTTGGTGGTGGTGGACacagggaaggtgggagggactCTCCACTCCTCTTCCCTAAGATAGTCAAGggaaaccattcattcattcattcaactggaGCAGATTCGTCATTCCACTTTTCAGCCATGTAGAGCCAATGGCTTGTAGGACTGTGGTGGACAGTAGAAGCCAGGGAAGACTTGTTGGCACTACCCAAGGCATGTGGGCAATCAGTGCCAGGCCTGGAGAGTGAGGTGCCTGGGCTTCTGCATTGGCCAGAGAACTGGATTTTAGCTCTTGGAAGAACCAGGTAGGTGGATTGACCACCCCAAATCCAGGCAGGCTCTGTGAGCTGCTTCCAGCCAGGTGGCACTGGGCAGGGGTCCAAGGAGGGGACACAGCTTCTCTGGGGGAGTTTTAGGGCCCTGTGCTGACAGCTCATCACTAATCACTTGCCAATTCCCTGGGAAGAACTTGTCAGCGGATGGGGTTTCTGCCAGAGTCCGAAGCAAGCGGGCAGCAGGAGAAGCAGTGGGACTTGGGGAAGTAGGAGCCTCCCGCACCAGGCCACGACATACCTGGGAGATAggtaaggaagaggaaagagagcagCAGTGGctgagaaggcagaaggagaggtgGGGGGGCATGGTTGGCGtggaggggatggggaaggagtggGGAAGAAGAGGGCCAGGAGGATGTCATGCTAGGGGAGCACAGGGCAGAGGGATAggaagagtgggggtggggagctccaGGAAGTCAAGACCTTGGGATGCTCATGTTAATGGGGGATAAGGGAGAGGATGCGGAACAACATGGCAAGGGTGAGGGCATGAAGGCAAGCACGTGGACAGCAGAAGCCCTCTGCAGCTTGCCCCTGCCATGGAGGGATAGCAAGCAGAATGCACAGCTTCAGAGTATCATTGTGCTGTCTTTCTCCCCGTCAATCTTCCACCCCAATTAGTTGAGACGAAACCACTCCTCTTTCTGGTTTCTTCCTAACTCTCTTTCCAATATTCCTGTGATGTTTATGGCCTGGCACATCCTGTAAAATGGCGGTCCAAGGCTCCTAACTTCTgagttgggatttgaacctggcTATCTACCTCCCTAGCAGAATCGTCCCTTCAATTTCATGCCTACAGTCACTCTCTGGTCTCACCAACATCTATCTGAGTTTCAGTGGCCCAGGATTCCTGGAGTTGAGGATATAAAGCATCAGGGCCCCACGCTTGGAATGGAAGCTTCCAGGGATTAGTGGAGGCGCAATAGAGGTGAGAGCAGGCTTAAAAGAGGCTGGATAGGACGCCTCCCACCCCATGATGGGAACATGGAGCTGAGGCCTCATCCTAAGAGACCCCTGGAGGGACCCACTTACCCTAGACAGGCATCGGAGGCCAGCAACTGGAAAACACCCGCTCATTGTCAGTACATCACCCTGAGCACCACCTGTAGGGATTGTTGGCCTCCAGCTGTCGGTCCAGAGCTCCTGACAACCATACAAGGTCCATGTGAGGGTGCCCAGTCAGGTGGCTTTGTTTCCACCACTAACATCCACCTGATCCTGTCCCCTCTCCTGAGCCCCAGGAACCACTCAGTAAAAACAGCCCATCAAATAAGCTAAGGACCACAAGGCCCTTGCTAGGCATCCTCTTAACAATCCATCATGATGCTGGAAAGGTTACAGATATTACTGAAGACCTAGAAAGGGTAACCaacttgtgcaaccatcacccACTATATATGGCAGAGACAGATCTCAAAACCAGATCTCAGAGTCTGAGACCAGtgtttttttctctatatgtTCATTGCCCCTTTCTTGTGTATGGTACATCATGGTTTACAAATCAGCTTCACTCATATTCTGTCCTTGCTCAACACAATTCCATGGATTCAGCAGATGAAAAGGACtcaagagattaaataacttgcctaaggcTACCATGTTTCTATTGGGCAAAGCCTGGTTCATGAACACTTGGTCACAGCCTTTCCTGCCCTCTGTCCtcaaaaggaaagagggagatgCCCAGGGCTGGGCATCCACTGCAGCTGGAGGGCTAGGACCCCTGGGTACCACAGGTGATCTAAGACTGCCTCACTCAATGGTGCTTCTAGAGACTGGCAGTCCGCCAAGAGTCAGGTTGATATTTCTGCCAGATtttgctatgtgactttggggacAGGATTTGGCTTCATGGGGGCTTCACCAATGCTGCTTCAAACCTACAACTCCCAGTTGCTCCCCTCCACCCTGGGTTTAAATGAGAAACTAGATGCAGCTGGGACACATCTGGACCACTACTGCCAGCCAGACTAGACAGAGGAAGGAGCAAACGTCTGGCTGGCTGCTGCCCTCTGGTGGTGAGAGTGGGTTGACACTGGGTACCCCTCTGACTTTGTCAAGGTGACTCTCCCCAGACCATCCCAGGACAGCAAGGAAAATCAACAGCTTCTCAAGAAAGAGACTGGGACTTTGCAGGAGCAGGGCACCAGTCAGAGGAAGGGCTCCCTCCCTCTTGAGGTACCCCATCTATCCCCACTCCCTGGCTACACATGGAATGTGGGTTTCAGCCTTTTCCCTAAGAATTTGTAGTCTAGGAATCTAGTTGTGGCCAAAGCTGAATGGGGCAGTGGGCAGAAAGAGGGAAGGGATTGGGAGAGGAGACACAGGTCAAAAAaatgggagagaaggggagggaggcatgTGAGGTAAAGGGTGGGCATGTTTGGGGGGGTTAGAGGTGGGAGGGCTGTCCCCACGTCCCATCTAGACGGACTTTCAGCCTTCCAGAATCCTGGCTGATATCACATGTCCCCCAGGGGACAGGTGAGTCCAAAGAGGAAAGGTCAAAGGATGCCACACCCCTTGTAAAAGCAAACATGGACAGACACATGCCAGGCAGATATGAAGATAAAGGGTCTCCAGGAATCACACAGAGACCAGCTTTCATTGCTTTgcccttggttttttttttttttaatttggtggaATAGTCTACTTGTTTTTAATCATGTTCAAAACTTCTTGCAAAAGTTAGGTTCTTTTCATCTAATACTACTATTCAGGGAAATTAGATAAACGTTTATTGTTGGTGAGTTGCCCTTGTTTGTTTTAGTCCCCAGAGCAGAAAGCCAGACAACCTGGATTTCTTCCCCTCGAAATTGAGAAGGCCATGctgcaacccccacccccaccccacagtaGTCAGAGGCACCCCAGGCCCCACTGAAATCTGGCTCTTGGGACATTCAGAGAGGTCACTCACCTCTGGAAGCTTTCACCTGAGTGACTGAATCCTCTTGTGGTCACCAAATAGAGTCTCTCAGAGGAAAGGGGGACAGGACCTCTGAGCTTTTCCAGCCGGCTAGAGCAGAGGACAGAAGGGTTTCATTGGGCTGGCAGGGAGTCCATATTCTAGTTCTACCTAAAACCAGCAtttcccccaccgcccccccacaCACCGGCCCCTCGCACCCCTGCACCTTTTTACACAAGTGCTGTTATATCCATGGGAATAGGATGGGAGGACACCTTTAGGGTAGGGGAACAAAGTTTGAAAATTCCCATTAATGGATGGTTGGAGTCCAGAGGGCAGTGTTCCACAAGAAACTTCAGGATAAGGATGTGGCAGGGACAAGGATCCCAGAAATACTACAGTAACAAGTCCTCTGCTCAAGACCAGGTCTCCTAGTATCAATCACTAGAAATCACTTTCCACCACTAATTGGAAttctcccctgcccccagacAGCACTCCCAACTTCACCATGGTTTCTTCCTTGGTCCCTTCCTTCACCACTAGCagtgaataagaaaaacaaaagcccagaggGGTCAAGCTAACATCCTGGGTCACACAGCATCAGAATCAGGATTAGAACTAGAACTCAAGGGTCTCTGCCGCCTCTTGGGAAAACTGCAGCCAGAACTTCCTCTATTGCCCTGGAGACTCCCCTGGGTTGTGAGCTTGTTGACCTGACAGCTGGGTTGACGTCCTGGAGCTCCGATGCCAGTGAGAAAGATAGGACCAGGAGTCACCTCTGTGTTTCCCTGCCTGGGTAGACAAGCTAGGAGGGGATCTTCAGTGGGCAAGGAGGTGGCAGCTGCCGGTGGAGTCTGGGGAGAGATATTTTTAGAGGTGGCTGGAAAGCAGGCACTCTGGCACACCCCCAGCTGGCCGGTGCTTCGCTCCAGtgcggggcggcggggggggtgggggacagttcGGGAGCCCAGGGGACTCGTGGGTGGCGGGGAGCAAGGGAGCACGGATTCCTTCTCCTTGTCTGTGTCGGGAATGGAGCGATAGCCGGACACCTAGTCCCTTGGGTAGGAGAGGAACTCATTCCTCGGCTCCAGCGACTGCCCCACGGACACGCGCGTGAAGGAGCGCTCTCAGACCCAGCGCAGCCCCCACCCCACGCTGGGACCCCAGCCTTCCCCTACCTCGGCGAGTCCAGGACTCACGTGGGAAGCGGCGGCGGCAGAGGTCTGTCCCGGCTGAGTTTGGAGTGTGAAGAGTAGGGGGACACGGGCTAGCTGGGGTATTTGGGCTCAGGATGGAGCAAGGGGTGCTTACGGGAATTGGAGGGGATGCGGTGTCTTATCCACCCCCGGATTTCTGGGCTTCGGCTCTCACGAGTCCCTCCAGTCCGGAGGGGCCGTGGATGATGTGCGTCTGGGCCGTCCCCTCCACTTGCCCCCCATCCCCCCGGGCCGCCGCCGCGTCCCCTTTAAATACCCGggagccggagccggagccgCGGCTGGCGCTGCGGCTGCCGCAGCACCGGAGCCCACCGCAGTCTCCGCACGTCACAAGCGGTTGTCCAATCACAGCGGCGTCGGAGCACATCAAAGGGGAGGGCCGCCGGTAGGCCACGCCTCCCGGCTGCTCCACAGGCTCCCGGAGCGCGAGCGAAGGTGGGATTGGGCGCCGCCGGGAACGGTAGGAGGGTGAAGATGTAGCGCATCCCTTCAGAGGAGCGTGGGTGGGGGGCACCCTCATTAGGGCCGCTGCTGGGCTCTACGTAAGTCCCGCCCACACACCTGGA from Cervus canadensis isolate Bull #8, Minnesota chromosome 1, ASM1932006v1, whole genome shotgun sequence includes:
- the PHOSPHO1 gene encoding phosphoethanolamine/phosphocholine phosphatase isoform X1, which encodes MCQHLWPWPANLPLPGRLLPRPLSLAPSSSCSSPPCSQDGGMAAQGSPRFLLTFDFDETIVDENSDDSIVRAAPGQRLPESLRATYREGFYNEYMQRVFQYLGDQGVRPRDLRVVYESIPLSPGMGELLQFVAKQGSCFEVILISDANTFGVESALRAAGHQGLFRRIFSNPSGPDARGLLALRPFHSHSCARCPANMCKHKVLSDYLRERAHDGVHFERLFYVGDGANDFCPMGLLAGGDVAFPRRGYPMHRLIQEAQKAEPSSFRASVVPWENATEVRLHLQQVLKTC
- the PHOSPHO1 gene encoding phosphoethanolamine/phosphocholine phosphatase isoform X2, which translates into the protein MCQHLWPWPANLPLPGRLLPRPLSLAPSSSCSSPPCSQDGGMAAQGSPRFLLTFDFDETIVDENSDDSIVRAAPGQRLPESLRATYREGFYNEYMQRVFQYLGDQGVRPRDLRVVYESIPLSPGMGELLQFVAKQGSCFEVILISDANTFGVESALRAAGHQGLFRRIFSNPSGPDARGLLALRPFHSHSCARCPANMCKHKVLSDYLRERAHDGVHFERLFYVGDGANDFCPMGLLAGGDVAFPRRGYPMHRLIQEAQKAEPSSFRASVVPWENATEVRLHLQQGAGKW
- the PHOSPHO1 gene encoding phosphoethanolamine/phosphocholine phosphatase isoform X3, whose product is MSGCFPVAGLRCLSRDGGMAAQGSPRFLLTFDFDETIVDENSDDSIVRAAPGQRLPESLRATYREGFYNEYMQRVFQYLGDQGVRPRDLRVVYESIPLSPGMGELLQFVAKQGSCFEVILISDANTFGVESALRAAGHQGLFRRIFSNPSGPDARGLLALRPFHSHSCARCPANMCKHKVLSDYLRERAHDGVHFERLFYVGDGANDFCPMGLLAGGDVAFPRRGYPMHRLIQEAQKAEPSSFRASVVPWENATEVRLHLQQVLKTC